The following proteins are encoded in a genomic region of Pyramidobacter porci:
- a CDS encoding TRAP transporter large permease, producing MFDLGTSTTLVTFLAGIVAGLPIGWVFIGATALGVILGGGTMTFIANSFFHSLDSSTVMAIAFFVFSGALIGEAGLADRIVNFSYALVGRLKGGLTAVGIVATLFMGALTGSSVPCIAALIPLLVPKLEKFGYSRVYTTALLCSSSYLGYLIPPSVPAMIYCLLAGQSVGALFLSTVFPGLLLALGYCILNYLYVDKYTSSSAEVPELPKTFAASVKQVCRTGWVALPALGCPALILIGIYGGIFTPNEAGGIAAIYCLLVGWFAYRELTWKRLKKALSSTVGTFGMTTLLLAGGTVLTRYLTRQGVAQQVASAMLLMFSSKYMILLMLNIFLLFLGMFLDGIPILILVVPLVLPLMTELGVNLVHLGAIMVVNVGIGVMTPPFAMSIFVGSRLSEISAANLTKTMLPFLFYVSIPVLLLTTYFPFLSCWLPELLLGANVVGAW from the coding sequence ATGTTCGATCTCGGCACTTCCACAACACTCGTTACGTTCCTCGCCGGTATCGTCGCGGGGCTGCCCATCGGCTGGGTTTTCATCGGCGCGACCGCTCTCGGCGTCATTCTCGGCGGCGGCACGATGACCTTCATCGCCAACTCCTTTTTCCATTCGCTCGATTCCTCGACGGTCATGGCCATTGCCTTTTTCGTCTTTTCCGGCGCTCTCATCGGCGAGGCAGGGCTGGCGGACCGCATCGTCAATTTTTCTTACGCGCTGGTCGGACGTCTCAAGGGCGGCCTGACGGCCGTCGGCATCGTCGCCACGCTGTTCATGGGGGCGCTTACGGGCTCTTCGGTTCCCTGTATCGCCGCGCTGATTCCCCTGCTTGTCCCCAAACTGGAAAAGTTCGGTTACAGCCGCGTCTACACGACGGCGCTGCTCTGCTCGTCCAGCTATCTGGGATATCTGATCCCGCCCAGCGTGCCGGCCATGATTTACTGTCTGCTGGCCGGACAGTCGGTCGGCGCCCTGTTCCTTTCCACCGTCTTTCCCGGTCTGCTGCTGGCTCTCGGCTACTGCATCCTCAATTACCTTTACGTCGACAAATACACATCATCCAGCGCCGAAGTTCCGGAACTGCCCAAGACTTTTGCAGCTTCCGTCAAACAGGTGTGCCGCACCGGCTGGGTGGCTCTGCCGGCGCTGGGCTGTCCGGCGCTGATTTTGATCGGCATTTACGGCGGCATCTTTACGCCCAACGAAGCCGGCGGCATCGCGGCCATTTACTGTCTGCTGGTCGGCTGGTTCGCTTACCGCGAGCTGACCTGGAAACGCCTGAAAAAAGCCTTGTCCAGCACAGTCGGGACGTTCGGCATGACTACGCTGCTGCTTGCCGGCGGCACGGTTTTGACCCGTTACCTGACACGTCAGGGCGTGGCTCAGCAAGTGGCGTCGGCCATGCTTTTGATGTTCTCGAGCAAATACATGATTTTGCTCATGCTCAACATATTCCTGCTTTTCCTCGGCATGTTCCTCGACGGCATTCCCATTCTCATTCTGGTCGTACCGCTGGTGCTGCCCCTGATGACGGAGCTGGGGGTCAATCTGGTTCACCTCGGCGCGATCATGGTGGTCAACGTCGGCATCGGCGTGATGACGCCGCCGTTCGCCATGTCGATCTTCGTCGGATCGCGTTTGTCGGAAATCTCCGCGGCCAACCTGACGAAAACGATGCTGCCTTTCCTGTTCTACGTTTCCATCCCCGTCCTGCTGCTGACAACGTATTTCCCTTTCCTGTCGTGCTGGCTGCCCGAGCTGCTTCTGGGCGCGAACGTCGTCGGCGCGTGGTAA
- a CDS encoding TRAP transporter substrate-binding protein: MVKACFMRKVLAAAAVVMILGAGTASAAPEYKWRFGQTSVRASQGKSYKLFCELIKKYSNGRIEVEFFPDNQLGTLNEIFHAVQDGEIEMCGFAPYVNLVPGGMFNWMPWTVESWEECKMAFSRPDGCLYVPLEEAMKEVGVHILFTVSQGSYGIGNSVRPIKTPADFKNLKMRVSSSLGCVRGLQNMAEGTGMTVETVPWGDLYNALAKGVVDGCWDMWPSLVEERHCEVMKYYTSLDWMWDANQVVINAELWAKLPDDLKVAIQKAADEAEADQYAIQIAEENNFKEFLKKQPHFEIYYPTEAERAEFRNRARNLDNWNDLCKPWLDKHFPGQDMTAKILDQLRINREKVLADKAAAAK; this comes from the coding sequence ATGGTCAAAGCGTGTTTTATGAGAAAGGTACTCGCTGCAGCAGCCGTCGTTATGATTTTGGGCGCCGGCACGGCTTCCGCCGCGCCGGAATACAAGTGGCGCTTCGGGCAGACTTCGGTCCGCGCCTCGCAGGGCAAGTCTTACAAGCTCTTCTGCGAACTGATCAAGAAGTACAGCAACGGCCGTATTGAGGTCGAATTCTTCCCCGACAACCAGCTTGGGACTCTCAATGAGATCTTCCACGCCGTACAGGACGGCGAAATTGAGATGTGCGGCTTCGCTCCTTACGTCAATCTCGTTCCCGGCGGCATGTTCAACTGGATGCCGTGGACTGTCGAGTCGTGGGAAGAGTGCAAGATGGCTTTCTCGCGTCCCGACGGATGTCTCTACGTGCCTCTCGAGGAGGCCATGAAGGAAGTCGGCGTTCACATTCTGTTCACCGTTTCACAGGGATCCTACGGTATCGGCAACAGCGTGCGCCCGATCAAAACGCCGGCTGATTTCAAGAATCTGAAAATGCGCGTCTCTTCGTCGCTCGGCTGCGTCCGCGGCCTGCAGAACATGGCCGAGGGAACGGGCATGACCGTCGAAACCGTGCCGTGGGGCGATCTTTACAACGCTCTGGCGAAAGGCGTGGTCGACGGCTGCTGGGATATGTGGCCTTCGCTCGTCGAGGAGCGTCACTGCGAGGTCATGAAATATTACACGTCTCTGGATTGGATGTGGGACGCCAATCAGGTCGTCATCAACGCCGAACTCTGGGCGAAGCTGCCCGACGATCTCAAAGTCGCAATCCAGAAGGCGGCCGACGAGGCCGAAGCCGATCAGTACGCCATCCAAATCGCCGAAGAGAACAACTTCAAAGAATTCCTCAAGAAGCAGCCTCACTTCGAGATTTACTATCCGACCGAGGCGGAGCGCGCCGAATTCCGCAACCGCGCCCGCAATCTCGACAACTGGAACGATCTTTGCAAGCCGTGGCTCGACAAGCACTTCCCCGGTCAGGATATGACCGCGAAGATTCTCGACCAGCTTCGAATCAATCGCGAAAAGGTATTAGCCGACAAGGCCGCAGCTGCAAAGTAA
- a CDS encoding YgeY family selenium metabolism-linked hydrolase yields MNTENIKAAAAKYEKDMTAFLRKIVRHPGESAQESAHATVIAEEMRKLSFNRVKTDPMGNVLGYMGTGKRLIAFDAHIDTVGIGNRDNWDFDPYDGYENETEIGGRGVSDQLGGVVSATYGAKIMKDLGILNDKFTVLVTGSVQEEDCDGLCWEYIIKEDGIKPEFVVSTEPTDGGIYRGQRGHMEIRVDVKGVSCHGSAPERGDNAIYKMADILQDIRALNENGFSAGDKIKGLAKMLDSRYNADYAEANFLGKGTITVSEIFFTSPSRCAVADSCSISLDRRMTAGETWESCLAEIRTLPAVKKYGDDVKVSMYQYARASYTGLTYPIESYFPTWVLPRDHKLTLAMEQAHKELYGNDRTSPPSQESVRAERPLVDKWTFSTNGVSIMGRNHIPVIGFGPGSEAQAHAPNEITWKQDLVTCAALYAMLPLTYFK; encoded by the coding sequence ATGAACACAGAGAATATCAAAGCAGCTGCCGCAAAATATGAAAAGGACATGACGGCATTTCTCAGGAAGATCGTGAGACATCCAGGGGAAAGCGCACAAGAGAGCGCTCACGCAACCGTCATAGCGGAAGAGATGAGGAAGCTTTCTTTTAACAGAGTCAAAACGGATCCCATGGGCAATGTACTGGGATACATGGGAACAGGGAAAAGACTTATTGCCTTTGACGCGCATATTGACACCGTAGGCATAGGAAACAGAGACAATTGGGATTTTGACCCATATGACGGGTATGAAAATGAAACAGAAATCGGGGGAAGAGGAGTATCAGACCAACTCGGAGGAGTTGTAAGCGCGACATACGGAGCCAAGATCATGAAGGATCTGGGAATATTGAACGACAAATTTACCGTTTTGGTGACTGGCTCCGTTCAGGAAGAGGACTGCGATGGACTTTGCTGGGAATACATCATCAAAGAAGACGGTATAAAGCCCGAGTTTGTAGTGTCTACCGAACCCACAGACGGCGGTATATACAGAGGCCAGCGCGGGCATATGGAGATACGCGTAGATGTGAAAGGAGTTTCATGCCATGGCTCGGCGCCTGAAAGAGGCGACAACGCCATATATAAAATGGCAGACATTTTACAGGATATCAGAGCGCTTAACGAAAATGGGTTCTCTGCCGGAGACAAGATCAAGGGTCTCGCGAAAATGCTCGACAGCAGGTACAACGCGGATTATGCCGAAGCAAACTTTTTAGGGAAGGGAACGATCACCGTATCGGAAATTTTTTTCACCTCTCCAAGCCGATGCGCCGTAGCTGACTCCTGCTCCATATCGCTGGACAGGCGCATGACTGCCGGCGAGACCTGGGAAAGCTGTTTGGCCGAGATAAGGACGCTGCCGGCGGTTAAAAAATACGGGGATGACGTAAAGGTCAGCATGTATCAATATGCCCGAGCGTCGTACACAGGGCTTACATACCCCATAGAGAGCTATTTTCCCACGTGGGTGCTTCCAAGAGACCATAAGCTCACCCTCGCCATGGAACAAGCGCACAAAGAACTTTATGGAAACGACAGAACTTCTCCCCCGTCTCAGGAAAGCGTACGTGCGGAACGCCCCCTCGTGGATAAATGGACTTTTTCAACAAACGGAGTGTCCATCATGGGAAGAAATCATATTCCCGTCATCGGATTCGGCCCCGGCAGCGAGGCCCAAGCCCACGCTCCCAATGAAATCACTTGGAAACAGGACCTGGTAACATGCGCCGCTTTGTACGCTATGCTACCGCTTACGTATTTCAAATAA
- a CDS encoding alanine/glycine:cation symporter family protein gives MFQYLSEITDVLWGTPLTILMIGVGLYLSIRTKFFQFTGFRTTYRLTVNEIFGRNKKTDDDHAKHSGTLKPFQALSTVLAGTIGSGNIAGVAAAIAVGGPGAVFWMWIIAFVGMITKMAEVTLALAFRKKGTDGEFYGGPMHYMRKGLSKGGKTLAAIYSVALLIYVITDACFIQVHTLAETTQRVFRVPLLIAGAVTVLVAIVIVVGGTKRIGEFCGKMVPPMCVLYIVGAIAVIIANASEISHAFQMIFKYAFAPTPAVGGFLGATTSLAIGQGAARGIFSNEAGIGTASTVHATSKTDHPAHQGMYGILEVFIDTIIVCTLTALAILTSGVWTGGESGVNLTISAFETAWGNQGIIVLGIAIILFTFSSYLGFFVEYRTCIETIFGEKAVKYLQWFFFVPPMLAVTMQVEEVWTMADMAIGFIVIPNMIAIVMLSNKFIAYFKEYKQILAGKTMKRMPWGE, from the coding sequence ATGTTTCAATATCTATCTGAAATTACAGATGTTCTTTGGGGAACCCCTCTTACTATTTTGATGATTGGCGTCGGTCTGTATCTAAGCATTCGCACAAAATTTTTTCAATTTACAGGCTTTAGAACTACTTATCGATTAACAGTCAATGAAATATTCGGGAGAAATAAAAAGACGGATGATGACCATGCTAAACACTCGGGAACGCTGAAGCCTTTTCAGGCGCTCTCGACCGTTTTAGCGGGTACAATCGGGTCAGGTAATATTGCAGGAGTTGCTGCAGCAATTGCCGTAGGCGGCCCCGGGGCCGTTTTTTGGATGTGGATCATTGCATTTGTCGGTATGATCACAAAAATGGCCGAAGTGACCCTTGCGCTGGCATTCCGCAAAAAAGGGACAGACGGTGAATTCTATGGCGGGCCAATGCATTACATGCGCAAAGGCCTCAGCAAAGGCGGCAAAACACTCGCGGCTATTTATTCTGTAGCGTTACTCATCTATGTTATTACTGACGCATGCTTTATTCAGGTGCATACCTTGGCGGAGACAACACAGAGAGTCTTTCGTGTTCCGCTTCTCATTGCGGGGGCTGTGACGGTTCTCGTCGCAATCGTTATCGTCGTAGGCGGCACAAAACGAATCGGTGAGTTCTGCGGCAAAATGGTACCGCCCATGTGCGTGCTTTACATTGTGGGAGCAATTGCAGTTATCATTGCAAACGCGAGTGAAATTTCGCATGCTTTCCAGATGATTTTCAAGTATGCCTTTGCCCCTACCCCAGCGGTAGGTGGATTTTTAGGCGCTACTACCTCGCTGGCAATAGGGCAGGGTGCAGCTCGCGGAATTTTCTCAAACGAAGCCGGCATTGGCACAGCCTCAACCGTCCACGCCACATCAAAGACGGATCATCCGGCGCATCAGGGCATGTACGGCATTCTTGAAGTGTTTATTGATACCATTATCGTATGTACGCTCACTGCGTTGGCAATTTTGACCAGTGGCGTATGGACCGGAGGAGAATCCGGCGTCAATCTGACCATCAGCGCATTCGAAACTGCATGGGGCAACCAGGGGATTATTGTGCTGGGTATTGCCATCATTCTTTTTACATTTTCGTCGTATCTCGGATTCTTCGTTGAGTATCGTACCTGCATCGAAACGATTTTCGGGGAGAAAGCGGTTAAATATTTGCAGTGGTTTTTCTTCGTACCGCCGATGCTTGCAGTCACAATGCAGGTAGAAGAGGTTTGGACAATGGCAGATATGGCAATCGGGTTCATTGTCATACCGAATATGATTGCGATAGTAATGCTTTCAAATAAATTTATTGCGTATTTCAAAGAGTATAAACAGATTCTTGCAGGAAAAACTATGAAGAGAATGCCGTGGGGAGAATAG
- a CDS encoding YgeY family selenium metabolism-linked hydrolase: MNDESRIKKIIDEIAQDVIDFAVKLVQTKSMTCSEKPVAEIVADKMRRLGYDEVTIDPCGNVIGRVGSGKNVLFFDSHMDTVAVNDGPKWKYPPFGGEIHDGKIYGRGAVDMKCPLAASVYAGYIAKQIGIPDNVTVMVSASCMEEDYDGEAVREYFSWSSLKPNAVVICEPTDLKIATGHRGRALLEINMPGKSCHASAPENGINPVYLLSSVIKRVEQLCTDLAAQKNVSGECGSVTISNIYCNTASNNSVPMDATIILDRRLVTGEDKKFIEKEMDSLVAGTPATWKYSDIPGVSWTGMNFMFHSFLPAWDIDENSSLVKAAAEAYKSIRKSEPVLFHMGACTNGVATAGMLGLPTIVFGPGDISTAHSADECCDIQSMLDACCMYAQMAVQGKF, translated from the coding sequence ATGAATGACGAGTCCCGGATAAAAAAGATCATAGACGAGATAGCGCAGGACGTTATTGATTTTGCCGTAAAGCTCGTACAAACAAAATCCATGACTTGCTCCGAGAAGCCGGTAGCAGAGATCGTCGCGGACAAGATGCGCCGTCTCGGTTACGACGAGGTAACTATAGATCCTTGCGGTAATGTGATTGGAAGAGTGGGAAGCGGAAAGAATGTATTATTCTTTGATTCCCACATGGACACCGTCGCAGTAAACGACGGACCAAAATGGAAGTACCCGCCGTTTGGCGGCGAAATTCATGACGGCAAGATCTACGGGCGAGGCGCGGTAGACATGAAGTGTCCATTGGCAGCGTCTGTGTACGCCGGATATATAGCCAAGCAAATAGGAATTCCTGATAACGTCACCGTCATGGTATCCGCCTCCTGCATGGAGGAAGACTACGATGGAGAGGCAGTGAGAGAGTATTTTAGTTGGTCGTCTCTCAAACCCAACGCCGTGGTCATTTGTGAACCGACTGACCTAAAGATAGCGACAGGCCATCGGGGAAGGGCTCTTCTAGAGATCAACATGCCTGGAAAAAGTTGTCACGCCAGCGCTCCGGAAAACGGGATCAACCCCGTATACCTATTGAGTTCCGTAATAAAAAGAGTCGAGCAGCTTTGCACTGATTTGGCGGCACAGAAAAATGTAAGCGGCGAGTGCGGCTCGGTCACGATATCAAACATATACTGCAATACAGCCTCCAATAATTCCGTTCCCATGGACGCGACAATAATACTTGACCGCAGACTTGTCACAGGCGAAGACAAAAAGTTTATAGAAAAGGAGATGGACAGCCTTGTAGCGGGAACGCCCGCTACATGGAAGTACAGCGATATTCCTGGCGTCAGCTGGACAGGCATGAATTTCATGTTCCACTCGTTTCTTCCGGCATGGGATATAGACGAGAACAGTAGCCTTGTCAAAGCCGCCGCGGAAGCGTACAAGTCGATCCGGAAATCAGAACCGGTCCTTTTCCACATGGGCGCCTGTACAAACGGAGTTGCTACGGCCGGTATGCTCGGACTTCCCACAATCGTATTCGGTCCCGGAGACATAAGCACAGCCCACTCGGCAGACGAATGCTGCGACATACAGAGCATGCTCGACGCATGCTGCATGTACGCTCAAATGGCTGTGCAAGGCAAATTCTAG
- a CDS encoding TRAP transporter small permease, with the protein MKKLFSFLQKTEFFLGSLGLLLAIILTFCQVVNRYWLHFEIMWISDAALYIFIFTIYVAISYGAAVKTHIAVDILPDVLCKNSRAKRALFDMAKSAVTVAMILAMWSPTLRVVKRAWKHPEFATLVRWFNTSWLVYAMGVMLVLNLLHYGWHVCEDIFELQKLRWEKEVKE; encoded by the coding sequence ATGAAAAAACTCTTTTCTTTCCTGCAGAAAACCGAATTCTTTCTCGGTTCTCTCGGGCTCCTGCTGGCCATAATTCTCACGTTCTGTCAGGTGGTAAACCGCTACTGGCTTCACTTTGAAATTATGTGGATCAGCGACGCGGCGCTGTACATCTTTATTTTTACTATTTATGTGGCGATTTCCTACGGAGCCGCCGTAAAAACGCATATCGCCGTCGATATCCTTCCCGATGTCTTGTGCAAAAACAGCCGGGCGAAGCGCGCTTTATTCGACATGGCGAAAAGCGCCGTCACCGTCGCGATGATCCTGGCCATGTGGAGCCCCACGCTGCGCGTCGTCAAACGCGCCTGGAAGCATCCCGAGTTCGCCACGCTGGTGCGCTGGTTCAACACGAGCTGGCTCGTATACGCCATGGGCGTCATGCTCGTGCTGAACCTCCTCCATTACGGCTGGCATGTCTGCGAGGATATTTTCGAGCTGCAAAAACTCCGTTGGGAAAAAGAGGTGAAGGAGTGA
- a CDS encoding YfcC family protein encodes MCKENISEKKKFTMPHIFIILYAIILLVGLLSYVLPAGVYDRVADATTGRMIINPASYHVVKSNPTGVMDLLEAFPNGFVDAGYVVVLTFCVCGGFYVVNQSGAIGGAISWLAKKMKNRGIWIIPILMITFAAIDCFIGMCELCMVYVPIILPLMLALGFDSMTACATALCGSAIGFTSAIANPFTTIIGQKIAGLPLLSGWQLRLISLIVVGLAGIVYVMSYAAKIKKDPTSSIMYEEDLVLRKELETSSNQEKKMTGRQKLAGIAALVMFVVMVYGVFQWGWDTPEIGGIFMGMAMVSGLISGMRPNEICSTFLNGCQQVLLGALIVGLSRGVSVVMSSAQITDTIIHNLATVLQNLPASVTSVGMLIVQTIMNFLIPSGSGQTVVTMPIMAPLSDLVGVTRQTAVLALQYGDGFSNIFYPVSGYFMATLALGHVPYGKWMKKMAPLFVIWTALAAVFMVIAQLIKWGPF; translated from the coding sequence ATGTGTAAAGAAAATATTAGCGAGAAGAAAAAATTTACCATGCCCCATATCTTTATCATCCTTTATGCCATCATACTGCTTGTAGGACTTCTGAGCTACGTACTGCCTGCGGGGGTATATGACAGAGTCGCGGACGCGACCACGGGTAGAATGATTATTAACCCCGCATCCTATCATGTGGTCAAATCGAACCCTACGGGCGTTATGGATCTGCTTGAAGCGTTTCCCAACGGTTTCGTCGATGCAGGGTATGTAGTTGTTCTTACATTCTGCGTATGCGGCGGATTCTACGTTGTCAACCAGAGCGGAGCCATAGGGGGCGCCATATCATGGCTGGCCAAAAAGATGAAGAACCGCGGCATATGGATAATTCCGATACTCATGATCACTTTCGCTGCCATAGACTGTTTTATTGGCATGTGCGAGTTATGCATGGTCTACGTGCCGATCATACTTCCGCTCATGCTGGCGCTGGGATTTGACTCCATGACGGCGTGCGCTACCGCGCTTTGCGGTTCCGCCATCGGATTCACGTCAGCTATAGCAAATCCGTTCACAACCATCATCGGTCAAAAAATCGCAGGTCTCCCGTTGCTGTCGGGCTGGCAACTCAGACTTATCTCTCTTATAGTCGTCGGGCTTGCGGGCATAGTTTATGTAATGTCGTACGCAGCCAAGATAAAAAAAGATCCCACGTCTTCCATCATGTACGAAGAAGACCTCGTTCTCAGAAAAGAACTCGAAACATCGTCAAATCAGGAAAAAAAGATGACAGGCAGGCAAAAACTCGCCGGTATCGCCGCTCTTGTCATGTTCGTCGTCATGGTATACGGAGTGTTTCAATGGGGCTGGGACACGCCTGAAATCGGCGGCATATTCATGGGAATGGCCATGGTATCGGGCCTTATTTCAGGGATGAGACCCAACGAGATCTGCTCTACGTTCCTGAACGGATGCCAGCAGGTTCTTTTGGGAGCCTTGATCGTCGGACTTTCCAGAGGCGTATCTGTGGTTATGAGCAGCGCTCAGATTACAGATACCATCATACACAATCTGGCGACCGTGCTTCAAAACCTGCCGGCAAGCGTTACATCCGTGGGTATGCTCATAGTGCAGACCATCATGAACTTCCTTATCCCCTCAGGTTCGGGGCAGACTGTCGTCACCATGCCCATCATGGCCCCTCTTTCGGATCTGGTCGGAGTTACGAGACAAACGGCTGTTCTTGCCCTTCAGTACGGCGACGGTTTCTCCAATATTTTTTATCCCGTCTCAGGATATTTTATGGCGACTCTCGCTCTCGGTCACGTTCCCTATGGAAAATGGATGAAGAAGATGGCGCCTCTGTTTGTCATATGGACTGCGTTAGCCGCCGTATTCATGGTTATCGCTCAGCTTATTAAGTGGGGACCATTCTAA
- a CDS encoding N-acyl-D-amino-acid deacylase family protein — protein MTYDLLLKNGMCYAGDGKEGFCADVAVKDGKIAAVGSVQAEARRTIDAAGLAVAPGFIDTHSHSDLVALVEPEIANKTTQGVTTDIIGQDGMSLAPVVPEFLSSWEKTMAGLEGQYPVDWKWRSAEDYLKRLDAMPLGPNLAYLAPTGNIRMCVMGLENRPATASEIDMMKDLLEKCIGAGAVGLSTGLIYPPSNYMTEDEIAAVTSVLTKYNLPFVIHQRSEADDILNSMDEVFRISRKSGCPIHFSHFKVCGMKNAHLFDAVMKKLDEGEKDIQLSFDQYPYAAGSTAFSVILPPWAHDGGAEKCLARLADKDARARMKTDIAKGIPGWDNFVDFAGMENIFVTFVKTPKNADLVGKNMIEIGQIRGKDPFDASFDLLLEEELAVGLVDFYGLEEHVEAIMAHRLQNPCTDGILGARPHPRVYGSFSRILGRYVRERKLMTLPEAIRKMTSRPASIFKMKERGLLREGYAADIAVFDPETVADKATYTDPTQYSAGIPYVIVNGRLVVDGGQIAKGKAGKVLRFDKE, from the coding sequence ATGACGTACGATCTGTTGCTCAAAAACGGCATGTGCTACGCCGGCGACGGCAAGGAAGGCTTCTGCGCCGACGTGGCGGTCAAAGACGGCAAAATTGCCGCCGTCGGCAGCGTTCAGGCCGAGGCGCGACGCACGATCGACGCCGCGGGGCTGGCGGTGGCTCCCGGTTTTATCGACACGCACAGCCACTCCGACCTCGTGGCTCTGGTCGAACCCGAAATCGCCAACAAGACGACTCAGGGGGTCACGACGGACATCATCGGTCAGGACGGGATGTCGCTGGCTCCCGTCGTGCCGGAATTTCTGTCTTCATGGGAAAAGACGATGGCCGGCCTGGAGGGGCAATATCCGGTCGACTGGAAATGGCGCTCCGCCGAAGATTATCTGAAACGCCTCGACGCGATGCCGTTAGGGCCCAATCTCGCCTACCTGGCGCCGACGGGCAATATCCGTATGTGCGTAATGGGTCTTGAGAACCGTCCCGCCACGGCCAGCGAGATCGATATGATGAAAGATCTGCTGGAAAAGTGCATCGGCGCGGGCGCGGTCGGCCTCTCCACAGGTCTGATCTATCCTCCCAGCAACTATATGACGGAAGATGAGATCGCCGCGGTCACCAGCGTTCTGACCAAATACAACCTGCCGTTCGTCATTCATCAGCGCAGCGAGGCCGACGACATTCTCAACTCGATGGACGAGGTGTTCCGTATCAGCCGCAAATCGGGCTGCCCCATTCATTTCTCGCATTTCAAAGTCTGCGGCATGAAGAACGCCCACCTGTTCGACGCCGTCATGAAAAAACTCGACGAAGGGGAAAAAGATATCCAGCTTTCGTTTGATCAGTACCCTTACGCCGCCGGCAGCACCGCGTTCAGCGTCATCCTGCCGCCGTGGGCCCACGACGGCGGCGCGGAAAAATGCCTTGCCCGCCTCGCCGACAAGGACGCCCGCGCGCGCATGAAAACAGACATCGCCAAGGGGATCCCCGGCTGGGACAATTTCGTCGATTTCGCCGGCATGGAAAACATTTTCGTGACATTCGTGAAGACGCCGAAGAACGCCGATCTGGTCGGCAAGAACATGATCGAAATCGGCCAAATCCGCGGCAAAGATCCCTTCGACGCCTCGTTCGATTTGCTGCTCGAAGAGGAACTGGCGGTCGGCCTGGTGGACTTTTACGGACTGGAAGAGCACGTCGAGGCCATCATGGCGCATCGTCTCCAAAATCCTTGCACCGACGGCATTCTCGGCGCCCGTCCGCATCCGCGCGTGTACGGTTCGTTCTCGCGCATCCTCGGTCGTTACGTGCGCGAGCGCAAACTGATGACGCTGCCCGAAGCGATCCGCAAGATGACCTCCCGTCCCGCCTCCATCTTCAAGATGAAAGAGCGCGGTCTGCTCAGGGAAGGTTACGCCGCCGACATCGCCGTCTTCGATCCCGAGACGGTGGCCGACAAAGCGACGTACACCGATCCCACGCAGTATTCCGCCGGCATTCCCTACGTTATCGTCAACGGCCGGTTGGTCGTCGACGGCGGTCAGATCGCCAAGGGGAAAGCGGGCAAGGTGCTGCGATTCGACAAGGAGTAA